One window from the genome of Musa acuminata AAA Group cultivar baxijiao chromosome BXJ1-4, Cavendish_Baxijiao_AAA, whole genome shotgun sequence encodes:
- the LOC135671832 gene encoding zinc finger protein CONSTANS-LIKE 16-like, with the protein MSYAEKQRSAGAVAARTARACDSCLRRRARWFCEADDAFLCQSCDASVHSANPLARRHRRVRLDTASCSSPSSSSSSPPTDDVSGDHSMPPWLHGFKRKPRTPRGKPGRALAAAKVETLVPDLETMSTEENQSNEEEQLLHCVPTLDPLLIESCSQHPVDDGSPSEDDVKPALQLADFAHASAADGLAGFRPSDLDLAEFASDMEALLGRGLDDHSFCIDGLGLADATLEDDGMEHVKVEDGDAACGFGVEIALSKDTMDLDFDSRTAVMAVQVKDHKPSQEAATKRRPILRLDYEAVIVAWSSNGCSPWTDGERPQFDPSDAWADFLVADAGGGGEVQGMYQQAGHMAAVDGGREARVSRYREKRRTRLFSKKIRYEVRKLNAEKRPRMKGRFVKQAAAPALSCR; encoded by the exons ATGAGCTACGCCGAGAAGCAGCGCTCGGCCGGTGCCGTGGCAGCCAGGACGGCTCGCGCCTGCGACAGCTGCCTCCGTCGCCGCGCCAGGTGGTTCTGCGAGGCCGACGACGCCTTTCTCTGCCAGTCCTGCGATGCCTCAGTCCACTCCGCCAATCCTCTCgcccgccgccaccgccgcgtCCGTCTCGATACCGCTTCCTGCTCCTCgccatcctcctcctcttcttcgcccCCGACGGATGATGTGTCGGGTGATCATTCGATGCCCCCGTGGCTGCATGGCTTCAAGCGCAAGCCGCGAACTCCTCGCGGCAAGCCGGGGCGAGCCCTCGCGGCGGCCAAAGTGGAGACCCTCGTGCCCGACCTCGAGACGATGTCCACGGAGGAGAACCAATCCAACGAGGAGGAGCAACTCCTCCACTGCGTGCCCACCCTCGACCCTCTCCTTATCGAGTCCTGCTCCCAGCATCCAGTCGACGATGGCAGCCCTTCTGAGGACGACGTGAAGCCGGCCCTGCAGCTAGCGGACTTCGCTCACGCCTCCGCCGCCGATGGCCTCGCGGGTTTCCGTCCGTCGGACTTGGACCTTGCGGAGTTCGCGTCCGACATGGAGGCCTTGCTCGGTCGGGGGCTCGACGACCACTCGTTCTGCATCGACGGGCTGGGCCTAGCGGACGCAACGCTGGAGGATGACGGTATGGAGCATGTGAAGGTGGAGGATGGCGACGCCGCCTGTGGTTTCGGAGTGGAGATCGCCTTATCGAAGGACACGATGGACCTCGACTTCGACAGCCGGACGGCAGTGATGGCGGTCCAAGTCAAAGACCACAAACCATCACAGGAGGCAGCAACGAAGAGGAGGCCGATACTGAGGCTGGACTACGAGGCTGTCATCGTTGCCTGGTCGTCCAACGGATGTTCGCCGTGGACCGACGGCGAGCGGCCACAGTTCGACCCGAGTGATGCATGGGCGGACTTCCTG GTGGCGGACGCAGGAGGCGGAGGAGAGGTGCAAGGGATGTATCAACAGGCAGGTCACATGGCGGCGGTGGATGGAGGGAGGGAGGCAAGAGTGTCGAGGTACCGGGAGAAGCGGCGGACGAGGCTGTTCTCGAAGAAGATAAGGTACGAGGTGCGGAAGCTGAACGCAGAGAAGCGACCGAGGATGAAGGGCCGCTTCGTGAAGCAGGCAGCAGCTCCTGCCTTATCATGCCGatga
- the LOC135671833 gene encoding uncharacterized protein LOC135671833, producing MLLLRSASLPLPNSSWVAAAAHELAVGVGELVVPPLTRARSLAHLITPCLSSCTSASFGASPSASSPSARRRLVLRAMSGVDHSPSFRAAPLASRGLPSPLDIKEVIEATHSSSPASSSTSELDESGVVSDACTGGGRTCSGGRGRRGSGGGGGGAENDGSGGLNPSDSNYGNDGTDAYYLQMIEADPGNSLMLGNYAKFLKEVRGDVAKAQEYCERAILANPSDAGVLALYADLVWETSHDAPRAETYFRRAVQAAPGDCYILASYARVLWDAEEEEETE from the exons ATGCTCCTCCTTCGCAGCGCTTCGTTGCCTCTGCCGAACTCGTCGTGGGTGGCGGCCGCAGCCCATGAGTTAGCTGTGGGGGTGGGGGAGCTGGTGGTTCCGCCGCTCACGAGGGCCCGCTCGCTGGCCCACCTCATCACACCTTGCCTCTCCTCCTGCACCAGCGCCTCCTTCGGCGCCTCGCCCTCCGCTTCGTCTCCGTCCGCGAGGCGGCGGCTGGTGCTGCGAGCGATGTCCGGGGTAGACCATTCCCCCAGTTTCCGGGCGGCGCCCCTCGCCTCCCGCGGCTTGCCTTCCCCGCTGGATATAAAGGAGGTCATCGAGGCAACTCATTCGAGTTCCCCTGCTTCTTCTTCCACATCGGAGCTGGACGAAAGCGGCGTGGTTAGCGATGCTTGTACCGGTGGTGGTAGGACCTGCAGTGGTGGAAGAGGTAGACGAGgaagtggaggaggaggtggtggtgctgAAAATGATGGAAGCGGCGGACTCAACCCCTCGGATTCTAACTATGGGAACGATGGAACGGACGCGTACTACCTGCAGATGATCGAAGCCGACCCGGGGAATTCTCTTATGCTCGGGAATTATGCCAAGTTCTTGAAAGAG GTTCGAGGAGACGTGGCCAAAGCGCAGGAGTACTGCGAGCGGGCGATCCTGGCGAACCCGAGCGACGCCGGCGTGCTCGCACTCTACGCCGATCTGGTGTGGGAGACTAGCCATGACGCTCCTCGAGCTGAGACCTACTTCCGCCGAGCCGTCCAAGCTGCTCCCGGCGACTG CTACATCTTGGCTTCTTATGCCAGAGTCCTGTGGGAcgccgaggaggaagaagagacggAGTAA